From the genome of Anas acuta chromosome 29, bAnaAcu1.1, whole genome shotgun sequence:
GGGGGGTTggtcccggtgtcccccccccgtccccacaACTCACACACATcgtgggggggggtcccagccccacacccacCTCGAGAAGGCAATGCCCAGCGCAACGGCGGCCACGATGAGGATGTTCTTCTTCATCCAGGCTTCCATCGCCGgcaggcagccctggggagggggggagggagcagaaaggggaggctcaggggctggcagccccttctgggggggggctgagcagTGCCGGGGGGGTCCTCACCTTATCGTAGACAGTGGCGGGGGTGGGGTGCACGTTGCAGGGTGGTGGTGTTGATGCGCAGCAGGAATGGGGCACGGTGTCGTTGGCCCTGAACTGCTCGATGCTGCTCCAGTCCGTGTAGTTGCTGGATCCGCAGCAGTGGaactgcggggggggggggcagaaaaTAAGATGGGGGGGCATAAAATAAAGTGGGGGGGGGCAAGCCCACGGGGAAGAGCTGCTCACATCCTGCTGGAGCTTGTCCACCGCCTCGGTCAGCGGCTGGTCCTGGCCGTACTTGCGCATGGTGTCCCACAGCCCCTCCTCCAGCTTCGAGcggacctggggggggggcacacagccatgggggggggtcaggacccagctggggagaggggggggcacCTAACAGCAGCTCCacgcccccctccccaccttaTCCTTGAAGACGTAGCGGCGATGGCAGCGGCGATCTCCACCAGGAAGATGATGCTGAGCAGGACGGCGAACTGCGGGGGGGCGAAATCaacacggggaggggggggtcaaGGGTGGTCTtgacccccccccctcacccccccacccccattaGACCCCCCCCTCACCGTGGTGACCATGCAGTAGCTCTCCTTCCAGGCGCCGCAGCAGCCGAAGAAGGAGACGAAGAAGATGATGATGCCGACCACCAGGATGGCCACGGGGCTGCTGGCGGCGGGGGCGCTGCCCACCGCCAGCGCCTTATTGAGGGCCACCTGCGCGTAGATGCCGATGGCCACCAGCGCCACGCCGCatacctgggggggggacacacatagctggggggggggcacagagccctgccaccccccccACAGAGCCCTCAAGGGGGTCCGGTGCCACCGAGCATCGCCCTGGGGTTGGAGGCTGCCCACGGTGGGGACCCCATCcctgggtgtgtgtgtgtggggggggtcaGTGGTAAGGGGGGAGGGCTCAGTGGTTAAGGGGGGGGCCACCACAGCCCGGGGGGGGTGCGTTGGCGGCTATCGGAAGCTCTGCTTCCGGCCACGGTGGAGGCCTtggaggggtggaggggggggccCTGACGCCAGCTCCgcagccgg
Proteins encoded in this window:
- the CD63 gene encoding LOW QUALITY PROTEIN: CD63 antigen (The sequence of the model RefSeq protein was modified relative to this genomic sequence to represent the inferred CDS: inserted 1 base in 1 codon): MALEGGMKCVKFLVFIFNFIFWVCGVALVAIGIYAQVALNKALAVGSAPAASSPVAILVVGIIIFFVSFFGCCGAWKESYCMVTTFAVLLSIIFLVEIAAAIAXYVFKDKVRSKLEEGLWDTMRKYGQDQPLTEAVDKLQQDFHCCGSSNYTDWSSIEQFRANDTVPHSCCASTPPPCNVHPTPATVYDKGCLPAMEAWMKKNILIVAAVALGIAFSRWVWGWDPPPRCV